A window from Salvia miltiorrhiza cultivar Shanhuang (shh) chromosome 2, IMPLAD_Smil_shh, whole genome shotgun sequence encodes these proteins:
- the LOC131009599 gene encoding uncharacterized protein LOC131009599 gives MAQRWFHNLKSSSIYSYGDLYLMFMRQFASSKRTGKTAISLMDVKQEPHESLREYVARFNMAVLDTPEAESQIKCYAFVRGLKQGPLFDALQITPPKEFDNIMAILPGYLQLEDAKAARRAKADKLRVKKGDNGMHPSDKHSQRTPYKGLPPRIPAMAVETRSPSPGPAQTDRRNKGSDIQERHPLNMPADEIFHLVKDETWFRAPWNYTRGNPKPGKNDLLCEYHNAYGHTTANCGHFMNQLEILVRQGRLEKFIAGPPKKMNRERHNRNHDNHRRDEREMRNGADDRREGELRNEIPERPPFQREIHMIVGENGTPTSNRANKQIVRAVRT, from the coding sequence ATGGCTCAGAGATGGTTCCACAACTTGAAAAGCAGCTCCATCTACTCTTATGGGGACTTATACCTCATGTTTATGCGACAGTTTGCTAGTTCCAAGAGAACGGGAAAGACCGCTATATCTCTGATGGATGTCAAACAGGAACCGCATGAATCGCTAAGGGAGTATGTGGCTAGGTTCAACATGGCCGTGCTAGATAcaccagaggcagaatcacagATCAAATGTTACGCGTTCGTCCGAGGATTAAAGCAAGGTCCCCTTTTCGACGCATTACAAATTACACCGCCTAAGGAATTTGACAACATCATGGCCATACTACCAGGATACCTGCAATTGGAGGACGCTAAGGCCGCACGAAGGGCCAAAGCCGATAAACTCCGCGTGAAGAAAGGTGACAACGGGATGCATCCCAGCGATAAACACTCTCAGAGAACACCATACAAGGGCCTACCACCAAGGATACCAGCCATGGCAGTCGAGACCAGGTCTCCTTCCCCAGGACCTGCGCAGACTGATCGGCGTAACAAAGGCAGTGACATACAGGAACGCCATCCGTTGAACATGCCTGCTGACGAAATCTTCCATCTTGTCAAAGACGAAACTTGGTTCCGAGCCCCGTGGAACTACACCCGTGGTAATCCCAAACCAGGGAAGAATGACTTGTTGTGCGAATACCATAACGCTTATGGACACACAACCGCGAATTGCGGACACTTTATGAACCAGTTGGAGATATTGGTGAGACAAGGTCGGTTGGAAAAATTTATTGCTGGACCTCCGAAGAAGATGAACAGAGAACGGCACAACCGTAATCATGATAATCACAGACGCGACGAGAGGGAGATGAGGAATGGAGCGGATGACAGACGCGAAGGAGAACTAAGGAATGAAATACCAGAGCGACCACCTTTCCAAAGGGAAATTCATATGATCGTTGGAGAAAATGGTACGCCTACATCAAACAGAGCGAATAAACAAATTGTCAGGGCTGTGAGAACATGA